A DNA window from Jaculus jaculus isolate mJacJac1 chromosome 1, mJacJac1.mat.Y.cur, whole genome shotgun sequence contains the following coding sequences:
- the Lbx1 gene encoding transcription factor LBX1, protein MTSKEDGKAAPGEERRRSPLDHLPPPANSNKPLTPFSIEDILNKPSVRRSYSLCGAAHLLAAADKHAPGGLPLAGRALLSQTSPLCALEELASKTFKGLEVSVLQAAEGRDGMTIFGQRQTPKKRRKSRTAFTNHQIYELEKRFLYQKYLSPADRDQIAQQLGLTNAQVITWFQNRRAKLKRDLEEMKADVESAKKLGPSGQMDIVALAELEQNSEASGGGGGGGCGRAKSRPGSPALPPGAPQAPGSGPLQLSPASPLTDQRASSQDCSEDEEDEEIDVDD, encoded by the exons ATGACTTCCAAGGAGGATGGCAAGGCGGCGCCGGGGGAGGAGCGGCGACGCAGCCCCCTGGACCACCTGCCGCCGCCCGCCAACTCCAACAAGCCGCTGACGCCGTTCAGCATCGAAGACATCCTCAACAAGCCGTCGGTGCGGAGAAGTTACTCGCTGTGTGGGGCGGCGCACCTGCTGGCCGCCGCGGACAAGCACGCGCCGGGCGGCTTGCCCCTGGCGGGCCGCGCGCTGCTCTCGCAGACCTCGCCGCTGTGCGCGCTGGAGGAGCTCGCCAGCAAGACCTTTAAGGGGCTGGAGGTCAGCGTCCTGCAGGCAGCCGAAG gccGCGATGGAATGACCATCTTTGGGCAGCGGCAGACACCCAAGAAACGGCGAAAATCCCGCACGGCCTTCACCAACCACCAAATCTATGAGTTAGAGAAGCGCTTCCTGTACCAGAAGTACCTGTCCCCTGCAGATCGCGACCAAATTGCGCAGCAGCTGGGCCTCACCAACGCGCAGGTTATCACCTGGTTCCAGAATCGGCGCGCCAAGCTCAAGCGGGACCTGGAGGAGATGAAGGCCGACGTGGAGTCCGCCAAGAAACTGGGCCCCAGCGGGCAGATGGACATCGTGGCGCTGGCGGAACTGGAGCAGAACTCGGAGGCTTcaggcggcggtggcggcggcggctgtGGCAGGGCCAAGTCGAGGCCGGGTAGTCCGGCGCTTCCCCCAGGCGCCCCGCAGGCCCCGGGCTCTGGGCCTTTGCAGCTCTCGCCCGCCTCCCCGCTCACGGACCAGCGGGCCAGCAGCCAGGACTGCTCTGAGGACGAGGAAGATGAA